The Cucurbita pepo subsp. pepo cultivar mu-cu-16 chromosome LG05, ASM280686v2, whole genome shotgun sequence nucleotide sequence CTTAGGTTCTAATGGCTTAACATTACATTTGTTATcagaaaaaggaaagtccaaactGTACGAGTCATCAATACGCATGTGCTTCAACATTTAATTCTATATACCGGTCATGAAGATTTGAACCTATGATCTTAAGGATATGCACGAGTATGTGTGCTAATTATATATCTAATGTGGTCATAAAGAGTTCTATATGATCAAGCAGTATCTCAAGTTTCTGAATATTTGTGTCTgagttttcttgtttttgaacAAACAACTCCTGCAACCTCATTTAGTATATTCAAGATATCATCAGCTCTCTTTCTAACATGTGGCAAGGTGGGTGGGTGGGTGAGAGTTAATAGCAGGGGACAGTTTCCTTAGTCAGCCAAGCTATGGTTGGATGGCTTTGAGTGTTAAAAGAGTAGAAAGTTGACAAAGGAACAGAGCACAGTAAATACCTCACCAAACCCAACCATCAATCGCTataaaagggaagaaataGTGACAGAGTTGCTAACATTTATGGGTCAATTATGCATTTCTGCAGCTCTTCATCTACAAGCCTATATGGAGATGTGAGTTACGGTTCATATCACTACTCATTCATGTACCGCCCAACTATATAtctaccatttgtaatgttCCATTTCTCTGTTTATCACAGGAAGCTTTGAACCCTTTTCCTCTCTTTAAGGAAAAAAGTTCCATTTCTCTGAAGTTTCAGAAGAATTCACAGTGTGAGGTCTTAATCTATTCCTTCCATCTTTATTGTTCTGCTATGTTATAAAAACCAGCAATAAGTCTGtaaaacaatgaagaaaaatacaagaaCACACATCAGGGCTTCTCAGATTAGGAATAATCATAAATCTTATCTTAGATGTGCTCAGAAGCAGTTTCCAATCTTAAGACAAAGGCAGGCTAAGACATTCAAAACTGAtgaaaaatatagattttataagttcaatcaataaaagaaaaaataaatttattacaaagtATGAACAATGTAAATCGTATGAAATTCTATATATTTACTATCTCcttattttcctttccttgACATATGGATCTGTAGCTAATTACATACCTTTATTAGTTACATTGTTATAGGTACATGCTTTCCAAGTTATTGTCCTTGGAGATTCTAGTTGAGAGGAGAGTTGAGACCTTCTTGAGAAGAGAGTGAGTGAAGAGGCTGGTGCCTCTTAGAGGAAATAGAAGGCGGTATTGTCCTGAAGGAAGGTCTCCTCTGAAGATGTTGCAAAGTTTTCTTTGTGAACATTGTCCGCAGCAATGGCGAAGCTCTTTCCTTGAATTTCAATACAACAAAGAAGAGAATTCGGtaaagaagaacaaggaaCATGAGAGCTGTTAAGTCCCACCATTTGGAATGGTTTATTGGAATCCCATACATGTTGGTGATTACATACTCGCCACTCAACTTTGGCATGCCAGGTATCAATGGGTTGAACTCAAGCCCAATCAAGTCATTTTTGTAAGCACCCTGCATAATGAACTTAGATACTCAGTTAAATCATAATTGAACCATCAATGGAAGATATGAGAAGCCTAGCAAGATGATACCTGTAGTGCCCAAGAGCCATAGCTGAGATACGAGATAGGATACCGCCAAAATGGCTTCGGAAGGTCGGGCAATAATCGGAAGAAGCCAGAGGTCATCATCATGATACCCTGAAAGGAAAATAGAAACCAAGAAAGTTATGTACGTTGAGATGCAAAACATGAAATATGAAGAAGATGGTACCGAATCCATAATGTTATTGTGTTCTTACAATGACTCCAGCGCCTGTTATAATTCCCATAAGAAAGTTTGGAACCAATGAAGCCACAACCATCATCAATCCTTCTATAACAGAAATGCAGCCAAAAATATTGAGGCAGAAGAATACGTAGCGGGAGAACTCTGGGCGATACTTCACCATGTAGAAGGTGATAGTCCCAGAAACGACTGAAATCGAAACCAAAAATGggaaagaagagaggaagTTTGACAATATAAACACTGTAACTCCATAGTACCCATTGAGCCTTTCTCTGTAGAACATCTGCAGAAGAATGAAACTGAAACTTCAATATACTAAAAGAAACGCCAAGCTCAAGCTTATGGAGAGTTTTTTTTACCTTCATTTCCTCAATGAAAGATGGAAAGCCCCCTATAGTCATGAATGTCATAAAGCCAGTTATGAATCCACCGCAGGCTCCTCGAGCCAAGATTGCAGTGTAACTTGTTCCAACATCGAAGTAGATGGTACCAACACATAAGGAGACTATCACGTAGATAATTATCCTTAGCCAATAGTATCCCACGTCCCTACTCATATTCACAAATGATCGACGGGTCAATGTTGAGAGCTGCTTCAACCAACTAGCTTTatctcctttttccttctctacTTCAAGTCCCTcctgaagaagatgaaactATTCATACAATTTGTTCCAAACAATTGCCGGTTCATGTACTTCAAGCTCCTACAATTTCTAGTAGGCTGATATATTGTGGGCTTTTGATGACTTGAGGACTAGATGTAATAGCTTAAGTCCACTGTATTCTCCttaggcttttcttttcaagctTCCTCTCaccgtttttaaaacgcatctcctagggagaggtttccacacccttataaagaatgtttcgttctccttcccaactgatatgaaatctcacaattcaccccacAATGATTGGAAAGAGAAACGAGtatcagcgaggacgctaggttCTAAAAgtgggtgaattgtgagatctcacatcgattggataggggaatgagtgccaacgaggatgctggactctgaaggggggtggattgtgagatcccacattaattggagaggggaacaagtaCCAGCGAAGACACTAGCCCGAATGAGGGTGATTGtaagattccacatcagttagggaggagaacggagcattctttgtaagggtgtagaaacctctccctagtagacgcgttttagaaaaacttgaggggaagcctgaaagggaaagccaaaagaggacaatatttgctagcggtgggcttaagctgttacatTAGACGTATCAAAACGATACTTACAATGGTGGATATTTCTCGAATTCTTGCCTTCACCCTACTTGCGTACTTTGAGCTCCTATATTTTTCAACAAGCGTCGACTTAATTTGAGCTGTTTCCAAATTCATGAAAGGGTCGGATGATTCTGGGATGTCCTACAATTTCAAAGTCATGAACAAAGGTACAAATGAACAAACCATACAACATCAGAAACTGGAAATTCAATCCAACAGAGGTTTGTTGAACTCAGCTACAATTCAAAACATCTTACTCGAATACTTAAAGACCCCTTGAGCGTCGCAGTAACGATATCGAAATCCGAGTTTATACAACGAAGAAAATGATCAGATGGATTCCTTCTACTGGGACATGGAAAATTAGCTTCAGCAAAGAACTACAAAACAGATAACAAGTACTGAAGCATTACATCAAACAGTTGATAGGCACAAAACTGCAACCTCAAAGCGCATACCTGAATAGCCATTTTAGCTTCCCCAAAGTACACAGCCTCACCTCCAGAGAGCAAAAAAAGGTCATCAAAGAGAGCAAAAACCTCACTACTCGGCTGATGAATCGAAGAAACAACAGTCCGTCCATCGTGAGCCACATTTCTAAGAGATTGAATGACGAAGAACGCGGAGGCACTGTCGAGGCCGCTGGTGGGTTCATCAAGAAAAAGCAAACGAGGTCGCGTGAGGATTTCAACAGCAATACTCAATCTCTTCTTTTCCCCTCCACTGATCCCTCGAAGATGCCAGTTCCCAATCATTCGATCGGCACAATCTTGAAGACCCATTTCCAAAATGGTTGCCTGGACGATGCTATCAACCTCATCTTTAGTCGTAGAACTCGGAAGCCGCAGCTGGGCTGAGTAGCTAATGGTTTCTCTCACAGTCAGAGTTCCCAATAATACATCTTCTTGGGTCACATACGCCTGCAAATTAAGAAGGAAATCATGATTTTCTTGGTTGATACATGGTGGAGTTTGATCTtcaagaaacagagagagttTGCGTTTACAATGTCGCCATATCCGAACTTCCTCTTCtttccattgagaaaaatgtttcCAGTCATTACCACATTCTTGGAGAGTCTTCCTGATTCATAAACGAACCCacaaacattaatttttttttacaattgaTGTCTTAAACATTGATTTTTCTCTTACAGATTCATTCGCAGAAAATTTCTCCAATTAACAGTTGAGGTTGCTTCTGAATTAAACTctaagtttaaatttattggaacactttcatggctttgcttttggctttTTCAAAAGGTCCCGTACTAATGAacagagtattttttttttgtttattaaccTATGATCATTTCTTACATTAGTCGATATGGGACTTTCACCATCCAAtacctcccctcaaacaaagcaCGTCTCTTCTTACTCGAGACtcaactcctttggagtcttaattattttttactgcATTCATGCCTCTTAGTcatttagtcattttttactgacTTCATGcctcttagtcattttttactgacTTCATGcctcttagtcattttttactgacTTCATGCCTCTTAGTCATTTcctcttagtcattttttactgccttcatgcctcttagtcattttttactgccttcatgcctcttagtcattttttactgccttcatGCCTCTTTGAGAAGGCTTGACTCCTCTTTCCTTTGAAGTCATTTGTTCCATATCTGAGGGTTTACCAATCTATTACACCACTAAATTTAGGGCCGggttaaactaatttttaaatttttttatattaaagttattattaaatatattttttagacaaaatataaaattcatcattttttttttataaaaaaaaaatatatatatatatatatatatatattaaagtgtGAAATTACATTTAATGCTTACTGTTGAGTGCTGGTCTCATTTAAAGTAACTCcatctttataaataaataaatatataaagaaacaaaaagtctaagaaattaatatatatcgCTTAAGAAAAggttaattcaaatattaatatatatatatatatatatatNTAAATTAAtattgtagagagagaagcgAGACCTGCGAGAGTATCAAGAAGGGTGGATTTGCCGGAGCCGGAAGGGCCCATAATGGCCATGATCCGGCCGGGCTCGGCGTAGCCACGGAGGCCATTGAGGATTCTTTTGGTGGGCCCATCTCTGAAATTCGGAAGCACCACCGTGAGATCCTCCCACACAAGGTAAGTCCCTCGCTGTTCTCCCCGTCTCAGCCCCTCGGCGGCGGCATGGCTGTGGGTTCCTCCGGCGTCCTCAATTTCCATGGGGATGAATGAGGCAGAGAAGAATGGAAGATAGGGAGAAAGAggataataatttatatattttattattattattataaaaaaaataattaatttgtgaaatttacatatttttatcatttattattggATTTTAAATGAATCCACAACTAACTACAACTGCTCTCTATAAATGCACCCACAAAGGGAGGTGCACACCAGATTAatgatgagagagaaaatacaaataaattataattaaataattaaataaaataaaatgggatATTTAATGAAGAAcctcttaaatttaatttccttttttttatttctacaatttaaatttaatttaatttgttaaatagtGAATGGTTAGCACACTTCTTGCACCCTAAACaggcaaaataataataataataaataaaataatcatgttttttttatgaattattattattattatatattttaactggAGAGTGAAATTTTCCCtggtttattattatatataaatcgTGGAATATCAcaaataattccaaatatgaaaaaaaaaatcaaattatttgtaaatataattttattttttaacgataaaatattttagttaatagaaattcaaaattttcctaaaaaaaagtttataatgaCTCAACTAATAAGTTCGGTAGGCAAatcattaataattgaaatagacACGTTTGAAATCAACCTCAAAGACGATGTTTAAGTGTTTAAAGATAAAAGTCTCGAGAGCTCAATTCTGTTAATTCATAATCTTCTTTTGACATTCCACACGAAAGAAACAGTAACTGTTCAAATGTTCATTACTCGTCACCATTGACAAATTGTTCTCATTACCCTTCGAATATCCcctaaataattataagattaaaataataaataaagttttaatacACTTCAAccttataaatatttactttcaaatctccaaatatattaaaaaatgaacgCAGTTTAATAAGTCAAGTCAAAcggtaatttaattattatatatatattaaacatattaaTAGATCcatacataaataatttcaattgaCTTTAacgatttaaattaaattttaaaaatatcatttttttttaactctaataaatgtggaaaataaaatttgaacttctaaCCAGAATAAATATCTATTAATTATTGTCgagtttattaatattatattaagtGTTTGAATATAGTTGAAAATAACTCAAACCAGCCAACCATATACTTATAAATAAGTCTTTATTATAGctgactttcttttttaattaatgaaaataaatttcaactaATTTGATTAGCTCTAAGTTTTAATTCCACACCAAGTTAATTTTGGCCACGTtgcaatttaattaattagctcgttttcaaatttaaaacctAATTTGATGGTGCCAAATGGATAAGATATACTTAGACACGTGGTTCGTTCATTTTTTCGGCTTAAAAATATGTGGGGTAGGAGGTTTGGAGCTCTGACTTTGagagtaaatattttatgttcgTCGGtaatatctttatattttgaaagtttagacaTGAAACGCGGAGCCGAGAACGACAAGTCAGCTAGGCTAagccttttattattattatggtttttttttcctctttattaTTGAAAAGGAGTGACAACTATtcgaaatatattttattttagcttaaaaaaaattaatataataatttgaataaattttgacgcgacattataataataaaaaatattttttcacgttaaatatatatatatatatatatatatatatatatatattttatatgtttagttccattaaaaataaaataaatttaagtttttaaccatgtttataaaataaacaacaatacaTGAATATaatgaaaccaaaataattatgtttttttttttacataaaaagaattaaaagaaatattttgtaagttgaataataaaataaaattaattttggaaagaaaaacaaacaattaaaCGAAATATTACAATATTGTTTTACGTTATTAGGAAAATATATTGGGCCAGGGCCATGGGTGTGCAATCAGAACCGTGGGCTTTGGTATGTTGATGGGCCGATATTTGGGCTTTTTGAAACAGACTCTCAGTGGGCCTAATGGGTCGTCAAGGCCCATTATCTGTTTTGTCTTTCTGCTAGAATGCTCTTTACTTCCGCCGTTGGATCCAATGTGGGCGTTGGAAGAGATGAGTTCGATCAGATCGTTcgtttccagagaagaagcgGGTTATCGGTGGCAAGGATTTGTGTTCATCGTCGTCAGCTTCGTTTTCCTTCTGCTATTTCTCTATGCCGCTATCATTTCTAAGCTTCTTTCGCCTTCGGACAATGCCTTCTTATCTGCTATTCAGAAGGACTGGTAAGTTTTTCTGTTGATTTTGGAGAATTCCTTTATTTGTGATGTGGAAACCTGGAATTTGGAAGgatttgaaatgattttcGGTGTTTAGTTAGAAAAAAcaggatttgaaattcaatcttaatctcattttaattggttgaattgaagaaatcaaattgaaCAAAACTTGATCTGCGAGAACGCGATTGAGAGATGAAGGATTGTGGAAGATTGAGAGGTAGATAGGAACGAGTATAAATGgtagggagaagaaagaaaaaggtggGGGATGGTAGTGGATGAAGAACGGATACGTTTTTTAGGTCATTCATATGATGTTATCCATATTAGGAAATGAGTATGTACGAATCTGAATGTTAGCATGCCTTTGAAGCAAGCCAATTACTTGTTCTAAGAgcattttaatgaaatttgatttggtGATAGTGGCTTTGATCTCTTGAGAAGATTGCTTAAATCAAAACTATCACAATTTCAAGGGAACTAATATGATAACAATGAGACCTCTATTTGTAATGTATTTCCTGTTTTTTACTAGGTATTACTGTGTCCTGGTGCCCTTGACATTACCTATCCTTTATGCTGCCGTTTATTTCCATTGGCTCAGCATGAAACTATTCAAGCATGCTTGAAGGTGGTCAGCTAATGAACTATCCAACCAAGTTGAGTGTCTCAATCATCTTATATGtttgattaaattacaatGTGATGTGTTCCGAGTTTCCGTAGCCGAGGTGATCGAGGATGTACTGGTATTCTACCGGAGTCTATATATCGTGCAAGCAAATTCGATATCGGCCAGTCATGTCATAGAAAAATCCGTTCATTTTGGTTGAATGATGAGAACATGAGATATTCAAACTAAGCTGAAAGGCCAAAGAGTGATTTAAACTCAACATTGAATGACTTGGTGAATGCATCTAAGCACAAGCTTTATGACCTAAGGTGAGCATCTCCAAAGACAATCTAGGGAAGACCAACTTGGGTTGTGGTTGGCGAGGAGATACTTGATTCTTGAAAATTGCTTCATTGTTGGACATGCCACTTTTGGTAATGCTTTGATATATATACCAAAATTTGTCCATTTTGTTATCAAATGTGCTCGAATCTAGAGCTCTACCTATACACTTATCACTTATGGTGACcgatttttttgaaaaatgtagttgatctatttttaaaattgtatgaaCGAACTAATGAAGCTATGATAACAAGTGTCTTATTCATTCAACAATGCCTGGAATCCGGCCTCTTGTTAAGAGGAATTTAGgttatttcttaatttgatcgtgtattaaataaatatttcaagtggtcgagaaataaaataattttctctaTTGAAAATGATGAGGAAATATTGGTGATTGTGAAACCATATTTCTTCTCATATATCTAAATACACTTccaatataaatatacatacataGTGATGAGACcaaatttgatcaacaagTTTGGAGAAGTTGAAGCAGAAAGTTGGAGACAGATTAAAGTAGGAAGTAACAAATAAGATGAGCAGTAATACTATCTTCAATTTGATATATGGAAATATCCCAAGAAAATGACCAATAGAAGATCGTAGAGTTCATTGAGTAAAGCTTATGGGTTCACAcaaaccatttattttttgtgcACACTTAGTTtctacgttttttttt carries:
- the LOC111794887 gene encoding ABC transporter G family member 15-like, whose translation is MEIEDAGGTHSHAAAEGLRRGEQRGTYLVWEDLTVVLPNFRDGPTKRILNGLRGYAEPGRIMAIMGPSGSGKSTLLDTLAGRLSKNVVMTGNIFLNGKKRKFGYGDIAYVTQEDVLLGTLTVRETISYSAQLRLPSSTTKDEVDSIVQATILEMGLQDCADRMIGNWHLRGISGGEKKRLSIAVEILTRPRLLFLDEPTSGLDSASAFFVIQSLRNVAHDGRTVVSSIHQPSSEVFALFDDLFLLSGGEAVYFGEAKMAIQFFAEANFPCPSRRNPSDHFLRCINSDFDIVTATLKGSLSIRDIPESSDPFMNLETAQIKSTLVEKYRSSKYASRVKARIREISTIEGLEVEKEKGDKASWLKQLSTLTRRSFVNMSRDVGYYWLRIIIYVIVSLCVGTIYFDVGTSYTAILARGACGGFITGFMTFMTIGGFPSFIEEMKMFYRERLNGYYGVTVFILSNFLSSFPFLVSISVVSGTITFYMVKYRPEFSRYVFFCLNIFGCISVIEGLMMVVASLVPNFLMGIITGAGVIGIMMMTSGFFRLLPDLPKPFWRYPISYLSYGSWALQGAYKNDLIGLEFNPLIPGMPKLSGEYVITNMYGIPINHSKWWDLTALMFLVLLYRILFFVVLKFKERASPLLRTMFTKKTLQHLQRRPSFRTIPPSISSKRHQPLHSLSSQEGLNSPLN